ACCCTTGTACTCCGGATCCGGAATCGAAGGGTCAAAGAAGTTGCAACAGCCATCGAGCAGGCCGTAGTACTGCCCAAAACCGCGAAGAAAGGGATGGGTATCGTCCTTCGAACCCAGGTGCCATTTTCCGGACAGTGACGTTTGATATCCAGCCGCCGCCAACACTTCGCCAGTCGTGACCATCTTTCGAGTCAGCAGGCCGCCCTTGCGTCGCGGATGCAAGCCAGTGACGATCGAGGCGCGAGTCGTCGTGCATTTGGCGCAGTTGTAAAACTGTGTGAACCGCATCCCCTCGGCGGCCATCCGGTCAAGGTTGGGCGTTTCAACTTCCCCGCCATAGCAACCGATATCGGACCAACCCATGTCGTCACACATGATCAAGACGATGTTAGGCCGGCCCGCGGCATCATCAGCGTCCACTTGGGACTCGCCAACAACTGCTGCCACCAAAACGGAGAACGCATAGATCAAATACTTCGACATCACAGATTCCCTTGCAGGTTGTCCAACCGGAGGAATCTCCGATCACATTTTCCACTGATCACTTCAACGCGTAAATCTAGACAGCCATTTTCAAATGTTGGCTGAATCTTCTTGTTCGCCATTCACCTATCCACCATCGACTTGTTCACTGACGCGGTCTTGTTGACGACCCAAATATTCCTGAACTTCACTGGCGAACCATGCTCCTGCAAAACGATCGGCGAAAGCGGTTCTTCGGGAAAAGCGGCATACTTGTTCCGACGTAGCGACAACTTGACATCGTCGTGAATAAGTTTGCCGTTTAGCCGAACCGTGACACGCGCCGCGTTCGCCTCACTCATGAAACCGTTCGCACCGAATTTCGCTGCCTGAAATTCCAAGTCGATCGATTGCCACACGCTGGCGCCCAATCCCGCGCTCACGTCAGGCACGCGAATTTGATAGATCGCGCCACAGTCACCCAACCCAGGGCTCTCTTTTCCTTCGCTATTGAAAATTTGCAGTTCATAGAGCGCGCCGAAGAAGACGCCGCTGTTACCGCTTCTTTCCACGGGCAACTGAAATTCCAGATGCAGGCGGTAGTCGACAAACTTTTCCTTCGTGCACAGAAATTGCTTACGACGTTTGCCTTTGAATTCAAAAGCGATCTGCATCGCTTCGCCATCGACAAGTTTCCACTGAACCTCTTTTTGATCATCTTTCGGATTGATCCACTGGAACGAGAACGGCTTCCACGCATCAAAGTTCGCCCCGTCGAACAGCACCACTGCCCCCGAGGGCGCGGCAAGTCCAACGGTCGATGCCTCGGTCTGTGATCCGGTCCCTTTTCTTTTGCTTTTCAAAAGACGTTCCTCGTTAGTCGAGGACGCATCGACAGGAAGGGAATTTTGCTGGGCCTCTGCCCGAACAGCCGGAATCACGATGGCTGAAAGAACCAGTGTGGAAATGAAGATGAGGTAACGCATGATGCCTTCGGCTTTTAACGAGTGCTGATAAAAAAATGCACGATGCTCGGTTGGGTCAAGCAGATTCACTTCGATCGGTGTGACTAGCGAACTGCAGCGTCGCTCGAACTCCTGCGGAACAACGAAACACGCACCGACCAAGCGACTCGGCCAAAGTCCAAACAACTTAGTACGCGCTACTTTGTTGTGCGTGGTGCACGAAGCCATTGCTCAAGCTGTGCCGCTAACGTTAAAACCAGTTCAGGTTGTTCGTCGATCACGTTTCGCTGCTCGTTCGGGTCGGATTCGATATCAAACAACTCCACCGGCTTTCCACCGAGCGCAAGCAACTTCCATTTCCCTCGCAACGCAACTTCGGTCGCGTATGGTTTTGGTTTCGGGTAGTGACGCTGAATGCTCTTGTACAAGTCTAGTTGCCAGAACACCGTGCCTCGATCTTCGTCACTCGGTGGATTATCGCCTTTCATGTGTGACAGAAGGCTAAGTCCATCAAGCGGCAACTCGGCTGGCAGTTCGACTCCGGCCGCTTCACAGAAAGTCGGCAATAGATCGTTGGAATGGCCAAACGCATCGGACGTTTGACCGACTGGAATCGCCGCTGGCCATCGCACCAGCATCGGCACGCGCAGCCCTCCATCATGCAAGTCAGTCTTGCCGCCCTTCAAGTCGCCGATGAATCCCTCGAAAGCCGCTCCGTTATCGCTGGTGAACAGGACCAACGTGTTGTCCGAAATTCCTAGTTCGTCGAGCTTGTCCAAGACCAAACCCACTTTGGCATCCATGTGCTGCACCATCGATCGGAAACGATGCTGGTCATCGCTAATCCCATCCGCTGCAGTTTGCGCCCAATGCGGCTCAGGCGCAGGCTCGTACGGTTTATGCGGAACCAGCCACCACAAGTTGATGAAGAACGGTTTCGGATCGCCAGACATTCTTTCGATCAGGTCGACCGCATAGTCACCGTTTGCGTCCGTCAAATGTTTGGAATAGTAAGGGTCGTCCTGACTGACTTGTTGGTCGTTGCGCAAAAGCACCGTTCCGCCTTGTCGAAACAGCGTTCGCTCTCGCCCCATGCGGCTGCGAATCGGCTGCTGTTCGATCTGAGTCTGATAGAAGTCGAACCCGTGCTGTCGCGGCCCGGGCTGATTGTCCAGTCGCTTGCCATGCTCGTCCACGTGCAGGCCACCCAAGTGCCACTTACCTACATGCGCCGTGTTGTAGCCGGCGTCTCCTAGCAATTCGGCAACCGTCGTCGCCGACTCGGGCAACCAAAGATTCACATCGTTGAAATGCTTCGTGATCCCGAACCGCAACGGATATCGACCGGTCAACACCGAAGCACGCGTCGGAGAACACACGGCCGACCCGGCATAGAACCGAGAAAACCGCATCCCTTCGTTGGCAAGCATATCCAGATGCGGCGTCTTAACCGCGGGACTGCCAAAGCATGACAGGTCACCGTACCCCAGATCGTCAGCCAACAACAAAACGATGTTGGGACGATCATCCGCGTTGGCCTCGCTGATCCATCCGGCCAGACCAAGGGCTACAATGACGAGAGCCAGAAACTGAACTGCGATCTTCATGGATGGTGAGTCCCAAATTTGACGAGTGATTCGTGGAGAGTTAAGCACGGCTAGATGGTTCATCCAAACGTGTCCGAACCGGACCGGT
The Rubripirellula reticaptiva DNA segment above includes these coding regions:
- a CDS encoding sulfatase family protein, with the protein product MKIAVQFLALVIVALGLAGWISEANADDRPNIVLLLADDLGYGDLSCFGSPAVKTPHLDMLANEGMRFSRFYAGSAVCSPTRASVLTGRYPLRFGITKHFNDVNLWLPESATTVAELLGDAGYNTAHVGKWHLGGLHVDEHGKRLDNQPGPRQHGFDFYQTQIEQQPIRSRMGRERTLFRQGGTVLLRNDQQVSQDDPYYSKHLTDANGDYAVDLIERMSGDPKPFFINLWWLVPHKPYEPAPEPHWAQTAADGISDDQHRFRSMVQHMDAKVGLVLDKLDELGISDNTLVLFTSDNGAAFEGFIGDLKGGKTDLHDGGLRVPMLVRWPAAIPVGQTSDAFGHSNDLLPTFCEAAGVELPAELPLDGLSLLSHMKGDNPPSDEDRGTVFWQLDLYKSIQRHYPKPKPYATEVALRGKWKLLALGGKPVELFDIESDPNEQRNVIDEQPELVLTLAAQLEQWLRAPRTTK
- a CDS encoding 3-keto-disaccharide hydrolase — encoded protein: MASCTTHNKVARTKLFGLWPSRLVGACFVVPQEFERRCSSLVTPIEVNLLDPTEHRAFFYQHSLKAEGIMRYLIFISTLVLSAIVIPAVRAEAQQNSLPVDASSTNEERLLKSKRKGTGSQTEASTVGLAAPSGAVVLFDGANFDAWKPFSFQWINPKDDQKEVQWKLVDGEAMQIAFEFKGKRRKQFLCTKEKFVDYRLHLEFQLPVERSGNSGVFFGALYELQIFNSEGKESPGLGDCGAIYQIRVPDVSAGLGASVWQSIDLEFQAAKFGANGFMSEANAARVTVRLNGKLIHDDVKLSLRRNKYAAFPEEPLSPIVLQEHGSPVKFRNIWVVNKTASVNKSMVDR